TAGGGTACAAACAACCTTATCATGCAACGAAGGAAATTCATCCTGTGGGGCGGACAGACCGCCTTATTCTCTGTTGCTGGTCTGTCTTCAATGGCCAACCTGAACCCTTTACAGTATTCCTCTTTTCTCAATCTTACTTCAGAACCGCTGGCAAAAGAACTGGAAAAGCTGATCCCGAAACTGATGCAGGAAGCAAAGATTCCGGGACTTTCCATTGCCCTGGTGAGAAACGGACAACTCAGCTGGAGTAAAGGTTTCGGAGTGAAGGATCAGCTTTCAAAAAAACCGGTTAATCCAAATACGATTTTTGAGATCGCCTCTGTCAGCAAAACTGTGTTTGCGTATGCAGTGATGAAGCTTTGCGAGAAAGGCATCATCGATCTGGATATTCCACTTGTTCAATATGCCAATATTGGATTTCTGGATAATGATCCGCGGATCAACCTGATCACAGCAAGGCATGTATTGAGCCACAGAAGCGGATTGCAGAACTGGCGTTCACAGGATGATCCAATAAAACTACATTTTGATCCCGGTACTGATTTCCTCTATTCAGGAGAAGGCTATTATTATTTGCAATCCATCGTTACACAACTAACCGGAAAGGTCAACCCAAATGAATGCGGCTCCTACGAAGGAGATGTAAAAGTTTGCGCAAGCGATATAGGCGACTACCTGGAAAAAAATGTACTGAGACCATTTGGAATGAACAGCAGCGGCTATGTATGGACTGAAGCAATCGGTAAAGATCAGGCGCTGCCTCATGATCCCAATGGGCAATTGATTACTAAACCCAATCAAACCGCTACAGATATGGCGAGGTATGCTGCTGCTGGTGGGTTGCTAACTTCCGCTAATGATTATGCGCGTTTCATTATTGGTCTTTTCAGTCCAAAGGAAAATGATCCATTTATTCTCAATAAGAAGAGGATGATGGAAATGGTTCGTCCACATATAAAACTTCGCGAAGAACAGAAAATAGATGGCGCCAGCTCCTGGGCATTGGGCTGGGCAGTACAGGAAAGGCCTGAAGGTAATGTGATACTGCATTCTGGCGGACAGACCGGGTTCAAATCTCTGGCGATGGTTTCCCTGGAAAAAAAGAGTGGCTTTGTAATCCTGACCAATTGCGATAATGGAGCATATGTGTTGAATAACCCTAAGGTGGAGAAAGTGTTGAGCCGGTTGTTTGAGTAGAAATGAGATTCCGGGTAAAGTGGGAACTTCAAAAATGAATCCTTCCTCACCCTATTGCCAGGGGATACTTTTCTTAAGATCATCTTTTCAATTTAATGTTGTTCTCAATATTTGACTTCAGGTGTTTCCAGTTACCAATTACCTGCCCTGCCAATGTGTAAACACCATTTGTGTATTGTTTTTCATTTAATTTCATCTTGAGTTGGCGGGATTTCATATTAACCGCGTCTGGCTTCATATTATAAATTGTACACTGTGGCCGCAAACCTTCCATACTACAAAGAGATCAATGATTTTCTGGCAACGCTTCCGCATCCGGGAAGGACAACAAATCCTGCGTTCTATTGCAGGCGCATACAACCCCTGGAAGCAGGCATGACGGTATACCGGCCACCATTCAGAAGGTCTTTCTATTTTTTCTCCCTGTTTGTGAATGCCGGCAATATCAGTATTCAGTACGATGATAAAATGGTAACGAACCCGGAATCATATATGGTTTGCCACTCGCCTGGCCTGGTTTACAGCTTCACGCACGACCATAAGTTGGAAGGATATGTGATCTATTTCAAGCCGGAATGTTTTTCTTTTTTTAAACCTGATTTCCACCAGAGTTTCCCATTTTTCAATACCCTGTATACAAACCTGTATAAGATGGATCAGGCAACAGCTGAAGGATTGGCGCCCCATTTTGAAGATGTACAGGCTGCTTATGAAAGAAACACGACAGAGAATCACATGGAAGCGCGTGCAAAGTTGCTCGCCTTACTATATCATATCAAGGAATTTGTCGGAAACCGTTCTTCGGGTACACGTTTTGTTACGCCACAGCAACTTTTGCTGTCAAGGTATGTTCAGTTAGTGAACAATCATTACATCGATAAGCGAAGTGTGAAAGAGTATGCTGACCTCCTGGCCGTTACACCCAATCATCTTTCCCAGACAGTAAAAGCCGCTACGGGTAAAAATGCGCTGGCCTTCATTGTTGAGCGCATCATTGCAGAATCAAAGTCGCTTATTTTATATACTGATTTCGATATAACTGAAATAGCGCACCAGCTTGATTTTTCCGATCCGGCTAATTTTGGAAAGTTCTTTAAGAAAGAAGTCGGGATCTCCCCACTGGAGTTCAGAAAACAGCGAGCCATCAAATAAACCATCTTCCCCAATTTATTGACCAGCGCAGGGCTGTTAATCAATTTTTCTTTGTGATAAGAAAATCAATCACAATTTAAAATTGAACAATGGCAACAAAAGTTTTTATCAATCTTCCCGTAAAGGATATTGAAAGATCCAGGAGTTTTTTTGAAGGACTGGGCTTTCAGTTCAACCCGCAATTTTCTGACGAGAACGCGGCGTGTATGATCATCAGTGATGCAATCTATGCACAGCTCTTGCAGGAAACTTACTTCGCTACGTTCACCAAAAAGCCGATCAGTGACGCTAAAAAAACTACGGAAGTACTGATTGCACTGGATGCAGCTTCGCGGGAAGAAGTTGATCAGATGGTGGCCAGTGCGAAAAAGCTCGGGGGAAGAATTTACGCGGACCCAGCTGATCATGGCTGGATGTATCAGCACAGTTTTGAAGACCTGGATGGTCATCAATGGGAGATCGCGTACGCAGACATGTCACAATTCCCCACTCAATAAACTTATTATGAAACATTTTTTGATCACGGTATTATTAGCTGCCGCTATTTTACAAAGTAGTACCGGATTAGCACAAACGAAGATCCCATATGGCTCCAACAACGGAAGCTACAAAACGATCAATGGCGCGAAACTTTATTACGAAGAATATGGTAAAGGAACTCCTTTACTGTTGATCCATGGCGGACTGAGTTCTATTGAAGGAGTGGGTCCGCTTATTCCGGAGCTGTCGAAAAAGTTTAGGGTCATTGCGGTGGATTGCCCGGGACAGGGTCGTTCGGAGCAGGGCGATTCTGTAAGTTATCAACTTATGGCTGATTATTTGTTGAAACTGGTGGATGCTTTAAAACTGGACAGCACTTATATCTTCGGTTATAGTGATGGTGGAAATGTGGCCTTACTGATGGCGGCTGATCGTCCTGATAAGGTGAAGAAAGCAGTTGCCTTTGCTGCAGCATCGGACACTTCGGGATATTTTGGTTATGTGACTTCTTCCCTGGACGAGCTCACGCCGGAGGTGATGGAGAAAGATTATCGCTGGTGGCTGGATGTGCATTTGAAGAAAACGCCACAAAAGGACAAATGGAAAAAATTCGCAAAGGATTTTAGAACTATGTGTTCTACTCCGGTGATTGTTCCTGCTGAAAAGCTGGCTAAGATCCAAAGTAGAGTACTGATTGTGCAGGGCGATAATGATATTGTAAAGCTGGAACATGCTGTACAATTGCATCAGTCTATCAAAGGAAGTCAACTTGGGATTATTCCGGCAGCTTCCCATTTTATCATTTTCGAAAAACCGGGAGCGCTTAATAGCATGGCGATAGAGTTTTTCACCAAAGAGCCGAAGTTGTTCGATTGGACGAAGTTGAATGAGTTGTAACGATATTATTTGATCCCACTTGTAAACACAGGTGGGATTTTTCTTTTCAAACAACTCACAAAAAAGGGAGCCTCCAATAAATTGAAGACTCCCTATCCAATTGCCAGGACCTTATTTTCTGATGATCATTCTTTCTATATGATGCTGTGTGCCATCTTCCACTTTTAGGATATATACGCCACCACTCAGCTTTTGTACATTGATGGTATTGATCCCCTGAACCAGTAATTGCTGATGTACCAACTTTCCACTTGCATCGTACAATTGAAGTGTGGACCTGCTGGCTGCATGATCGATCTGAACTACAAATTGTCCCTTGTTCGGATTAGGATACACCAGTAAGTTTGGACCATTCTTTCTTATTGCGATCATCTTACTGTACTTGAATCGTCTATCGATATCTACCATCTTCAACCGGTAGTAATTCCATCCGTTGGCTGGTTGATTATCCCAGAAAGTGTAGGACTGATTGCCAGCGATATTTCGCGCGGGCACTTGCCCGATAGAAACCCATTCGTTATTGCCAGTGCTGCGTTCCACCTCAAAATGAGAAACATTCTCTTCATTGGCTGTGAGCCATTCCAGCCTGCTTTTATCATTGATCAGCCTGCCACTGAAATTGAGCAGATCGAGGGGTAATGGTGATGAAGTGATCGCTGCCATCGAACCTGAGCTGAAGGAAGTGACATAGAACTCTGCATACTGCAATCCCTGGTAAGTACCCAGCGTAAAGGTTGTTTTGGAAGCAGTGTCTGCAAACTT
This portion of the Pseudobacter ginsenosidimutans genome encodes:
- a CDS encoding VOC family protein, giving the protein MATKVFINLPVKDIERSRSFFEGLGFQFNPQFSDENAACMIISDAIYAQLLQETYFATFTKKPISDAKKTTEVLIALDAASREEVDQMVASAKKLGGRIYADPADHGWMYQHSFEDLDGHQWEIAYADMSQFPTQ
- a CDS encoding alpha/beta fold hydrolase, whose protein sequence is MKHFLITVLLAAAILQSSTGLAQTKIPYGSNNGSYKTINGAKLYYEEYGKGTPLLLIHGGLSSIEGVGPLIPELSKKFRVIAVDCPGQGRSEQGDSVSYQLMADYLLKLVDALKLDSTYIFGYSDGGNVALLMAADRPDKVKKAVAFAAASDTSGYFGYVTSSLDELTPEVMEKDYRWWLDVHLKKTPQKDKWKKFAKDFRTMCSTPVIVPAEKLAKIQSRVLIVQGDNDIVKLEHAVQLHQSIKGSQLGIIPAASHFIIFEKPGALNSMAIEFFTKEPKLFDWTKLNEL
- a CDS encoding serine hydrolase domain-containing protein; translation: MQRRKFILWGGQTALFSVAGLSSMANLNPLQYSSFLNLTSEPLAKELEKLIPKLMQEAKIPGLSIALVRNGQLSWSKGFGVKDQLSKKPVNPNTIFEIASVSKTVFAYAVMKLCEKGIIDLDIPLVQYANIGFLDNDPRINLITARHVLSHRSGLQNWRSQDDPIKLHFDPGTDFLYSGEGYYYLQSIVTQLTGKVNPNECGSYEGDVKVCASDIGDYLEKNVLRPFGMNSSGYVWTEAIGKDQALPHDPNGQLITKPNQTATDMARYAAAGGLLTSANDYARFIIGLFSPKENDPFILNKKRMMEMVRPHIKLREEQKIDGASSWALGWAVQERPEGNVILHSGGQTGFKSLAMVSLEKKSGFVILTNCDNGAYVLNNPKVEKVLSRLFE
- a CDS encoding AraC family transcriptional regulator → MAANLPYYKEINDFLATLPHPGRTTNPAFYCRRIQPLEAGMTVYRPPFRRSFYFFSLFVNAGNISIQYDDKMVTNPESYMVCHSPGLVYSFTHDHKLEGYVIYFKPECFSFFKPDFHQSFPFFNTLYTNLYKMDQATAEGLAPHFEDVQAAYERNTTENHMEARAKLLALLYHIKEFVGNRSSGTRFVTPQQLLLSRYVQLVNNHYIDKRSVKEYADLLAVTPNHLSQTVKAATGKNALAFIVERIIAESKSLILYTDFDITEIAHQLDFSDPANFGKFFKKEVGISPLEFRKQRAIK